TCCACTTTCACTAGAACGTATCCACTTACTATCTCTTGTAACTATTGGTGTTTTTCTAGCTGTTTTTCTAAATACCATTGGTAACATATCGTTTTCTCTTAGCACGTTAACAATTCCCTGAACCCCTATTCTAATGCAAGTCTCATCAAAACGCAGAGCTTCTCCCGCTTCATAAAGCAAAATTGGAATTCCGGCTTCTTGCGCAACAGAACGTAGTGACCCATCTCTTAACTCAGAGTGCAAAATCACAGGAGCCTGAAAAGCTTTTGCTAGGTTGAATGTATACTCATTATCTATATTTGTCCGAACTTGTGGCAGGTTAGACTTATGTATAGATGCCGTATGCAAATCTATCCCCAAATCACATTTTGTTACAATTTCATCAAAAAATATTTTAGCAACTCTACCTGCCAATGAACCTTTTGAACTTCCTGGAAAACTTCTATTTAGATCTCTTCTATCTGGCAGATATCTTGATAATGTCATAATTCCATATACATTTACAATTGGAACCAATATAATAGTTCCTTTAAGTTTTTTTAAAATCTCTAGCTTTCTAAACCTTCTTATTATCTCTATGCCATTTAATTCATCTCCATGAATTGCTGCACTTATAAAAACAGTTGGACCATCTTTTTTTCCTCTTATTACCCTTACAGGGAGATTTGTAGGGGTATTATAAAGCTTTGGCATTTCGATATTAATCGTTGTGTTGACACCCTTTGGTATCTCTACACCGGCTAAAATTAATTTGGAACTTGACATTTCTAAGCCCCGATACTATCTTTTTTTATTCTCTTTTGTTTTACTTTAGTATCACTTTTTGGAGTGACATTTTTTTCAATGTAATCCATAATTTTTTCAGCTATGTCAATATTTGTTGACTTCTCAATTCCCTCAAGACCTGGAGAGGAGTTTACTTCCATAACAAGAGGCCCTCTTGATGACTCTATCATATCAACTCCACAAACTCCAAGACCCATAGCTTTTGCAGCAGATAATGCTGTTGATTTTTCTTTTCTTGTTAGTTTATGAGCTGTCGCTTTCCCACCTTGGTGCAAGTTCGACCTAAAATCACCCTCTGCACCCTGTCGTTTCATGGCTCCTACAATTTCTCCACCAACAACTAATACTCTTATATCTGCACCGCCTGCTTCTTCGATGTACTCTTGAACAAGTAGATTCACATCCATTCCGTAGAATGCATCAAGAACTGATTTGGCAGCCTTTTCGCTGTCAACCAAAACAACCCCGACACCTTGTGTCCCCTCAAGTATTTTCAATATCAAAGGTGCTCCGCCGCTAAGTTCAATAACGTCTTTCGCAGTAGATTTATTTGAGGCAAAAACAGTTTTTGGCATATCAACACCGTTTTTTGACAAAATTTGCAAACTTCTCAACTTATCCCTGCTTCTAGAAACAGCCAAGCTCCCTGAAACACTAAAAACATCCATCATCTCAAAGTGTCTAACCATAGCCGTTCCATAAAACGTTCTACTTGCTCCGATTCTTGGAATAATTGCATCCGGAACAGGCAACTGTTCACCCAGATAATTAATGCCCAGTTTTCCTTTTGCTATTTCAATACTGCATTTTAAGTAGTCTATAACCCTAACTTCCCACCCTTTTTGTTTGGCTGCTTCAACCAATCTTTTTGTAGAATAAAGATTTTTATTTCTAGATAATATATATACTCTCATTATTTATTTTTCCTTTATAGTTTGTTTGCATAGATACTCTTGCGAGACATCAACTAAAAACTTATTTGCTAAAAACTTTCTTCCGATTAGCATTGGATACTTCATATCAGCACGATTTGTTAATGAGATGATTGTGTTGTACATCTTGCCAAAAAACTCTACAGTGACCTTAATCGAAGGTCTCTCTTGTATTGTTCCGTTAGAACTTTTTACATGCTTCATCTTATATAGCGGCATAATAATTTTTTTACCGTGATATGATTCATGAACTTCATCCAATAATCTAAAATGGACTAAATTTTGATTATCAACAAATATATGATCACAATGTAAAGCATTTGAGTCAGCTCCGGTGTCAACTTTTGCATCTAGATTGTAGAGTTCTAAATCTACAATAGATATTAACTCTTTTTTTCCTACTACTATTTTTTCATGCATTACACTTCCTATTTTATACTTATACAAAATCATTATCTTTGCATATTTAATTTATGATTATATCAAGTAAACCCATTTTTTTTATCCATGTTTCCTATCAACTATATCATTTTTACAAAATATCAGCTATATAATATTGTATACTAATCAAATAAAAAAATAATTACTAGTTGGCAAAATTGAAAACAAATCAAGAAGAGTTAGAAACGCTCATTGAACTAATCGCACTACACACTGAATTATATAAAGATAATATATCCAATATTCACCCTTATGATATAGCAATGTCGCTACTAAAGCTAAGAGAGCTTAACAGTGATGAATACGTAAAAGTTATAAAGAAAATACCACATGATTTATTTGCAGAAGTACTCTCAGAGCTTCCAGACTACGTCCAAGAAGAGACAGCAGATTTACTAAGTGTAAAAAAACTCGCCGACATTGCCTCAAAAATGGATACAGATGATGCAGCAACTCTGATTCAAAATATTAGTGAAGAGAATGAGGAGATATCACAACATATTCTTAAAACTTTTAATGATGAAGACAAAGAGTTAATAGAACAACTTATTGCCTATGAAGAGGATGAAGCAGGTTCCTACATGCAAGCCGAACTTTTTAGTGCAAACATCACTGAACATATCGGTACTGCAATTAAAAGATTGAAATATTTAAAAGAGAGCGGAGAAGTAGATAATATTTGGCATGTACATCTAGTAAATGACAAAAAAAAATACATCGGCTCCATAGGTCTTGAAGATTTAATAATTTTTGAACATGAGTTAAAATTTGAAGATATATCTTTGGATAAACACAGAACTTTTTTTGTAAATCACAAAACGGATATTAAAGATGTTGTGGATATGGTAACAAACTACAACCTGACATCTGTTCCAGTTGTTGACAACTACGGCAGACTCATAGGAAGGATTACCTCAGATGATATTTATGATATTATCCAAGAGACTGCTACGGAACAAATCTTTAATCTAGCAGGGGTTAATGATGAGGCTGAGCAAGAAGAGAATATGTTTGAGATTGGAAAAACAAGGGCAATATGGCTAGGGTTAAATCTTTTAACAGCGATTGCTGCGTCTATTGTAATAGGGTTGTTTGACACCACAATTCAGTCTTTAGTGGCACTCGCAATTTTAATGCCGATAGTTGCTTCAATGGGAGGAAATGCCGGCACTCAAACACTGACAGTTACGGTACGTCAAATGGCTCTTGGAGATATTGAGGGTGCTGATGCAAAAAAAACAATAATTAAAGAGGTGTTGATATCTTTGGCTAACGGCTT
The sequence above is drawn from the Candidatus Sulfurimonas baltica genome and encodes:
- the rimK gene encoding 30S ribosomal protein S6--L-glutamate ligase, translating into MRVYILSRNKNLYSTKRLVEAAKQKGWEVRVIDYLKCSIEIAKGKLGINYLGEQLPVPDAIIPRIGASRTFYGTAMVRHFEMMDVFSVSGSLAVSRSRDKLRSLQILSKNGVDMPKTVFASNKSTAKDVIELSGGAPLILKILEGTQGVGVVLVDSEKAAKSVLDAFYGMDVNLLVQEYIEEAGGADIRVLVVGGEIVGAMKRQGAEGDFRSNLHQGGKATAHKLTRKEKSTALSAAKAMGLGVCGVDMIESSRGPLVMEVNSSPGLEGIEKSTNIDIAEKIMDYIEKNVTPKSDTKVKQKRIKKDSIGA
- a CDS encoding succinylglutamate desuccinylase/aspartoacylase family protein; translated protein: MSSSKLILAGVEIPKGVNTTINIEMPKLYNTPTNLPVRVIRGKKDGPTVFISAAIHGDELNGIEIIRRFRKLEILKKLKGTIILVPIVNVYGIMTLSRYLPDRRDLNRSFPGSSKGSLAGRVAKIFFDEIVTKCDLGIDLHTASIHKSNLPQVRTNIDNEYTFNLAKAFQAPVILHSELRDGSLRSVAQEAGIPILLYEAGEALRFDETCIRIGVQGIVNVLRENDMLPMVFRKTARKTPIVTRDSKWIRSSESGMLRTIKALGDTVEKGEIIAYIDEPLDDENFEIISPFDGVIIGKSEIPLVQAGDAVFHIAKFNNLEMADDKIEHFNENIIEQSEFYELNSEDIIE
- the mgtE gene encoding magnesium transporter is translated as MKTNQEELETLIELIALHTELYKDNISNIHPYDIAMSLLKLRELNSDEYVKVIKKIPHDLFAEVLSELPDYVQEETADLLSVKKLADIASKMDTDDAATLIQNISEENEEISQHILKTFNDEDKELIEQLIAYEEDEAGSYMQAELFSANITEHIGTAIKRLKYLKESGEVDNIWHVHLVNDKKKYIGSIGLEDLIIFEHELKFEDISLDKHRTFFVNHKTDIKDVVDMVTNYNLTSVPVVDNYGRLIGRITSDDIYDIIQETATEQIFNLAGVNDEAEQEENMFEIGKTRAIWLGLNLLTAIAASIVIGLFDTTIQSLVALAILMPIVASMGGNAGTQTLTVTVRQMALGDIEGADAKKTIIKEVLISLANGFIFATLIGIVSYFWFNIPMLGLVIAISMIINLVSAGFFGSIIPLVLQKAGVDPAIGSTVLLTTITDIVGFFSFLGLATLILL
- a CDS encoding ATP-dependent zinc protease family protein yields the protein MHEKIVVGKKELISIVDLELYNLDAKVDTGADSNALHCDHIFVDNQNLVHFRLLDEVHESYHGKKIIMPLYKMKHVKSSNGTIQERPSIKVTVEFFGKMYNTIISLTNRADMKYPMLIGRKFLANKFLVDVSQEYLCKQTIKEK